A single Oryza brachyantha chromosome 8, ObraRS2, whole genome shotgun sequence DNA region contains:
- the LOC102704274 gene encoding transcription factor bHLH78-like, whose translation MEGGRGGAGGAGDYISSLLNSSPRLDFGLLAAAGGMPVLDGAGGGGDCLEKLCGDPGFAERAARLSSFNGQRYGAAAAAAAGLFGMPPPAPAATNGDFGGGASREASSVSDPASAMKDAANAKKRKAPGGAKGKGKEPPLSTSCQQVGEEKASDGKRCKTGDAGEKKDAPVKPKAEQAGSDSSVEDGGGQKQGKGKNAKPVEPPKDYVHVRARRGQATDSHSLAERVRRERISQRMKVLQDLVPGCNKVIGKALMLDEIINYVQSLQRQVEFLSMKLATVNPLDFSNLPTLLQKDMFQACGPSASSVFSLESSNSAFPFSEQGDVFQQFAPNSMESQCTLNQLDLALSQATNAQYAFQDGTASANLQQRNFWEDDLQSVFHIENGQSQENGVSAPSFHGQLQAGHMKMEF comes from the exons ATGGAGGGCGGCAGAGGTGGAGCCGGCGGTGCGGGGGACTACATTTCCAGCCTCCTCAACTCGTCCCCGCGCCTCGACTTCGGGTtgctggcggcggccggcggcatgCCGGTGCTggacggcgcgggcggcggcggggactgCCTGGAGAAGCTGTGCGGCGACCCGGGGTTCGcggagcgggcggcgcggctgtcCAGCTTCAACGGCCAGCGctacggcgccgccgccgccgccgccgcggggctcTTCGGGATGcctcctcccgcgcccgccgccaccAACGGCGACTTCGGCGGCGGGGCCTCGCGGGAGGCGTCCTCCGTGTCCGACCCCGCCTCGGCGATGAAGGACGCCGCCAATgccaagaagaggaaggcgcCCGGCGGCGCCAAAGGCAAGGGCAAGGAGCCTCCCCTGAGCACCTCCTGCCAGCAG GTAGGAGAGGAGAAGGCATCCGATGGCAAGAGGTGCAAGACCGGGGACGCCGGCGAGAAGAAGGATGCCCCGGTGAAGCCCAAGGCGGAGCAGGCCGGGAGCGACAGCTCcgtcgaggacggcggcgggcagAAGCAAGGGAAGGGGAAGAATGCCAAGCCGGTGGAGCCTCCCAAGGACTATGTCCATGTCCGGGCGAGGCGCGGGCAGGCGACCGACAGCCACAGCCTCGCGGAGAGG gtgagaagagagaggatcAGCCAGAGGATGAAGGTTCTCCAGGACCTGGTGCCGGGTTGCAACAAG GTAATTGGCAAGGCACTCATGCTTGATGAGatcataaattatgtacagTCGCTTCAACGGCAAGTTGAG TTCCTGTCCATGAAGCTAGCAACTGTGAATCCACTTGATTTCAGTAACCTGCCTACTCTCCTACAGAAAGAT ATGTTCCAAGCATGTGGCCCTTCAGCGAGCTCGGTTTTTTCCCTAGAAAGTTCCAATTCAGCATTTCCATTTTCCGAGCAAGGAGATGTTTTCCAACAGTTTGCTCCAAACAGCATGGAGAGCCAGTGCACCCTGAATCAGTTAGACTTGGCTCTATCTCAGGCTACAAATGCACAGTATGCTTTCCAGGATGGAACAGCCAGCGCAAACTTGCAG CAAAGGAACTTCTGGGAGGATGATCTCCAAAGTGTTTTCCACATTGAGAATGGGCAGAGCCAGGAGAATGGGGTTTCCGCACCAAGCTTCCATG GTCAGCTGCAAGCAGGTCACATGAAAATGGAGTTCTAA